In a genomic window of Parambassis ranga chromosome 24, fParRan2.1, whole genome shotgun sequence:
- the smim8 gene encoding small integral membrane protein 8 — MSGSEAGKGTESSREKGFRTPGLRGAQTTTLFRAVNPELFIKPNKPVMAFGLLTITLCVAYLGYQHATKENDQQLYEAIDSEGERYMRRKTSKWD, encoded by the exons ATGTCGGGTTCAGAGGCCGGAAAAGGGACGGAGAGTTCCAGGGAAAAGGGCTTCAGGACGCCTGGGCTGAGGGGAGCACAAACCACCACACTGTTCCGAGCTGTCAACCCCGAACTCTTCATCAAACCT aataaGCCAGTGATGGCATTTGGACTGCTGACCATAACTCTGTGTGTGGCATACCTGGGCTACCAGCATGCAACTAAAGAGAATGACCAGCAGCTCTATGAAGCAATTGACAGCGAAGGAGAGAGATATATGAGGAGGAAGACTTCCAAATGGGACTGA